A window of the Hevea brasiliensis isolate MT/VB/25A 57/8 chromosome 6, ASM3005281v1, whole genome shotgun sequence genome harbors these coding sequences:
- the LOC110665150 gene encoding cuscuta receptor 1-like: protein MKGEKIGAKNLYKLKVSNLIGKMQVETKVPKELVANLVILQTLKLSVFAPREQSVYRISFKCDLENLSACCIGYQQQQHLWWYYYLDGQHDTFEDTYNEKQSIGFYLQGNKFIGSILESILNSSTLSILDTRDNNLSGKIPDSITSLPNLQVLLLKGNHLSAYFKHTYYAYGSILLGQYAVYDPNDGFKYENDATDFLTKSKSRSYEVEIPHELGKLCQIYALNLSHNQLASSIPRTLSNLRQVESLDLFYNDLTGEIPPELTDLHFLKFFNVAYNNLSGTVPAIKPQFGTFDKSSYEGNPFLCGLPLVKSCGAYVAPQNLQASSSDEDERN, encoded by the exons ATGAAGGGTGAGAAGATTGGTGCAAAAAATCTCTACAAATTGAAAGTAAGCAATTTGATTGGAAAAATGCAAGTAGAAACAAAAG TACCAAAAGAACTGGTTGccaatttggtcattttgcagactTTGAAGCTGTCAG TTTTTGCACCTAGAGAACAATCAGTTTACAGGATCTCTTTCAAATGTGATCTTGAGAATCTCTCAGCTTGCTGTATTGGATATCAACAACAACAACATCTCTGGTGGTATTACTACTTGGATGGGCAACATGATACATTTGAGGACACTTACAATGAGAAACAATCAATT GGTTTTTATTTGCAAGGGAACAAATTCATAGGTTCAATACTAGAATCTATACTCAACTCTTCAACACTGTCAATCTTGGACACCAGAGACAATAATTTGTCTGGCAAGATTCCTGATTCAATAACTTCACTTCCCAATTTACAAGTTCTTTTGCTGAAAGGAAATCATCTTAGTG CATATTTTAAGCATACATATTATGCCTATGGAAGCATCCTGCTAGGTCAGTACGCAGTTTATGATCCAAATGATGGTTTTAAATATGAAAATGATGCCACTGACTTCCTCACTAAAAGCAAGTCTCGATCTTATGAAGTTGAAATTCCACATGAACTAGGAAAACTGTGTCAGATTTATGCACTAAACTTGTCTCACAATCAATTGGCAAGCTCCATCCCAAGAACTTTATCGAACCTGAGGCAAGTAGAGAGCTTGGATCTTTTTTATAATGACTTAACTGGAGAAATCCCACCAGAACTCACAGATCTACACTTCCTGAAGTTCTTCAACGTGGCTTACAACAACTTATCAGGTACGGTCCCAGCCATCAAGCCACAATTTGGAACATTTGATAAAAGCAGCTACGAAGGAAATCCGTTTCTTTGTGGACTACCGTTAGTTAAAAGCTGCGGAGCTTATGTTGCACCACAAAACTTGCAAGCATCTTCTTCAGATGAAGATGAAAGGAATTGA